The DNA sequence TATTAGTGAAACTACGTGACTACAGTTCCGATATTCTCTGCATTATAATCTGTATTATAATCTTGTAAATCTTTTTGGTTATTTTCTGTTATAGCTATTTTTTAggttttagaaatattatataaagCAATGTAATCTCTGTATtacaaatcataaaatacaattCATCTAAGCCTCAAATacttttcttcttctatttcTCTTGGTTTTTACATTCAGCAGTTCGGCTTAAAATATATGAAGGCCATAAGGTAGAGATTTCAAACCAGTAAGCTTCTGGGTCATCTATTTATAGTATACAGGGATTAGAAACAGTATTTTGAGGAGAAATAGAAATGGGTTTTTCAAGATTGCTGCTTTTCTTTTATCCcactttccttcaacttctagCCATTGCCATGGCACAGGCACCTCCTCTGTTTTATGTTTGTGGAGAAAGTGGCAATTTTACCACTAAAAGCACCTACCAATCAAACCTTGATCGCACCCTCGCCTCCCTCGCCTCCGACACTAAAATACCCTCCGGCTTTTACAACGATTCATCAGGCCAAAATGCAAATAAAGTTAATGCAATTGCACTTTGCAGAGGAGATAAAAAGCCTGAAACTTGCCGTAGCTGCATAAACAACTCCAGCCAAACGCTGAGGAACCTCTGCCCCAACCAGAAGGAGGCTATTGCTTGGCGGGATGATGACTGTATGTTAAGGTACTCAAATCGCTCCATATTTGGGAAGATGGAATTTGATCCTAAACTTATTCTGTACAACATTAACAATGTCTCCGAAGTAGCCCAATTCAATCAGGCGCTGAACCCTCTTTTAGCCAGCCTAACGAGTCGAGCTGCAGCTGGCGATTCTCTTCGCAAGTTCGCAACTGGTCATGCAACTACAGAAAACAACGAAACTATATATGCGCTTGCGCAGTGCACTCCTGATTTGTCGAAAGAAGATTGCAGCAATTGCTTAAACAACGCCACAGGATTGTTTCCACAGTGTTGTGGTGGGAAGCAAGGCGCCAGATGGGATAGTTTTCTCCTGAGAAAACAGGTGGTGGAGGAGCTGAATAGCTACTTGAAGCCATATTTTCACTCACAAGAATTTGATTTTGACCGCAACCTGGATTCAGGTTTCTAATGTAAATAAGTAGGAAGGTTTCCTTGCTAGTTTTCTCTCTTTTACAGGTCACACAAAGACCAtaaaaagctctgataccactgttaacAATTGCAGCAATGGAGAGCaagggaagaaaatgaaaaattgaggAAGAAGACTTCTCTATTGATCTGGTATTCTCTTACTTGAGAAGTTACAAAAGGAAGCTTTTATAGAAAGCTTTTACAAGTCAAAAGTGTCCATCTTAGCATCTAACCTTTCTAACATTAAAAAGCATAATCCCATCAAATCTGGGATTCTGATTTCAGAAACAGAGTTTCTGATAAAGCAGGTTTAACAGAACCAGAGTGCAATAACCAAAGGATAAAACTtaacaaaaatacaaaatatttctAACTAGTTTCCAACTACAATCTCAACTAGACTAACACTCCTCCTTGAGATTGTTTTTGGAAACACCAAGCAAGGATTTCATGAACTCAAGTTTTGCTCTTGGTAATGCTTTTGTAAAAATATCAGCCTGCTGCAAATTTGAAGTGCAATGGACCAGCTTGATTTCTCCATTCTTCTCAGCTTCTCTCAAAGCATGAAACTTCACATTAATGTGCTTGGTCCTACCATGCTGAACTGGATTTTCAGCTATGGAAATAGCTGATTTGTTGTCCACAAAAATAGTTGTAGGTTCCTCTTCAGGTTGTtgcaaatcaaataaaatttttcttaaccAAATGGCTTGATTGGCAGTAGATGCAGCTGCAACATACTCTGCTTCTGCTGTGGATTGAGCAACAATATCTTGTTTCCTTGAATTCCAAGTGAAGGCTCCAGACCCAAAGGAAAAAACATAACCAGAGGTGCTTTTATAATCATCCAAGCAACCAGCCCAATCACTATCTGAATAGCCAATCAAAGTAGCATCCTCAACATTGGTATAATAAATACCATAGTTTGCAGTACCTTTCAAATACCTGAGGACCCTTTTAGCAACACCAAAATGCTTCTGACTTGGAGATTGCATGAATCTAGATAAAAGACTAGCTGAAAACATCAAATCAGGCCTTGTAGCAGTCAAATACAACAAGCTGCCAATTAGACTTCTGAAAGTAGAACCTTCTACTTTTGGTTCCCCATCATCTTTATGAAGCTTCTCATTCAGTACCAATGGAGTTGCAACTGATTTGCAATTCTCCATATTGAATTTCTTCAACATATCAAGAGCATATTTGTGCTGAGAGATGAATATTCCACTTTTAGATTGGTAGACTTCAATGCCAAGGAAATACTTCATCAAACCAAGATCTGAcatttcaaattcatgcataacCCTTTCTTTGAATCTTTGAATTTCCTCTAAGTTGTCTCCTGTTACCAATAAATCATCAACATACAAAGAAACAATAAGCAAACTCTTGCCTTTGGTGTGCTTCACATATAAAGTGGGCTCATTAGGACTTCTTTGAAAGCCTTGATCAAGTAAATGAGAATCCATTCTGCTGTACCAAGCtcttggagcttgttttaaCCCATACAAGGCTTTATTAAGCTTGTAGACATGATCTTTACAACCAGCAATTTCAAATCCTTCAGGCTGTTCAACAAAGATTTCTTCCTCCAAGTTGCCATTGAGGAATGCAGACTTGATATCCAAGTGAAAAATCTTCCATTTGTTTTGAGCAGCAAGTGCAATCAGCAATCTCACAGTATCATGCCTTGCAACAGGAGCAAATGTGTCTCCATAGTCAATACCAGGGACTTGAGCATATCCCTTAACAACTAGCCTTGCTTTGTACTTGAACACACTTCCATCAGGATTTAATTTAACTCTGTATACCCATTTAACTCCAATGACCCTCCTATTCTGAGGTCTAGGGGTAAGAATCCAAGTTTCATTCTTGTTAATCATCCCAATCTCCTCCTGCATTGCAGCTATCCATGCATCATTGGTTGAGGCTTCAACATAGTTTGAAGGTTCTGAAATAGCCAGGTTACAACTCTCATAAATCTCAGCAAGAGATTTGGTTCTTAGTGGAGGTGAATCAAAATCAGAATCTGTATCGAAATTAGAATCTGATTCTGGAACTGCAGGAACGGTTCTAGTTTGCTGCTGATCTGAACAACAATACTCAACTTGATTTGTTTTCCAATTCCAATAAGCATCTTCATCAATCTTCACATCCCTACACACAACCACCTTCTTGGCTTCAACTTTGTACACTCTATAACCCTTCGATTGAGCTGCATAACCCAAAAAGATACCAATTTCTGCCTTATCATCAAGCTTGCCTCTCTTTACTGCAGGAACATGGATGTAACAAGCGGAACCAAACACTTTCACGTGTTTTGCTGATGGTTTTGAACCAAACCAAGCCTCCACAGGTGTCATTCCTTGCACTGACCTTGTAGGAAGCCTGTTGAGAAGATATACAGCTGTATGTACAGCTTCTGCCCAGAAATTCTTTGGTAATTTCTTCTCAATCATCATGCATCTAGCCATCTCCATTACTGTTCTATTCTTCCTCTCTGAGACACCATTTTGTTCAGGAGAATAACTAACTGAAAATTGATGCTTGATTCCCAAATCTTCACAGAATTTGTTAAACTCACCAGAAGTATACTCAGTACCGTTATCTGATCTCAAAGTTTTTAATTTGCAGCTACTTTGCCTTTCAACAAgagctttaaattttttaaatactgaAAAAACTTGAGATTTGTTGGTGAGAAAATAAACCCAAGTCATCCTTGtcaaatcatcaataaagagGATGAAATACAAGTTGTTACTCATGGAAGCTGTCCTCATTGGCCCACAAACATCAGTATGAACCAATTCCAGCTTTTCCTTGGCTCTCCATGTTGCATTATAGGGAAAAGATTGTCTATGAGACTTGCCAAGTTGGCAATTTCCACATACACTACCATCAAGAAAAATTTCAGGCATATCTCTAACCATTTCTTTATTTTGCATGTATTTGAGAGAATTCAAGTTGTAGTGGCCAAATCTTTTATGCCACAAATCAGATTCAGCATTTCTAGCAATATATGAGGTGTGTTGTTGAACTGAATTCCAATTTAAAGGAAagctattacccaccatatttaCTTTAACAATTTCAGCACCATGAGAGTCAAAAATGGAGCACACATTGTCTTTGAATGACAAGGAATAACCCTTCTTCATCATTTGAGCAACACTAAGCAAGTTTTGATCTAAACTAGGAATGAAAAGAACATCAGGAACTAGTTTGATACCTTGCTTAGTCTGAATATATACTGAACCCTTGCCTTGAGACTCCACAATTTCTCCATTTCCAAGCTTTACTTTGACCCTCACTGATTTATCAATAGAAGAGAACAAGCTTTCATCTCTTGCCATGTGACAAGTGCAACCACTATCCACAAGCCAAGTGTGTCTGCAACCGGTATTTGAGGAGTGTGTAACAGCAAAAATATGATCATCACATTGAGCTTGATCATCATGGTAATTAAGTTGTTGTGCAGGTTGCTGGTTATGATTCTGGTTTTGCCTATATTGCTTGAGTCTGCAATTTTTATCAACATGACCCAGCTTCTTGCAATAACCACATTGTGGTGGCTTAACTCCACTCTTTTGCCAGCAATCTTTCTCAAGATGGTTGGTTTTGTTGCAAGTAGGACAAGGTGGGAAATTTGCTCTTCTACCTCCCTTCCTTCTATTTGCATGTTGCTTGCCCTTGTTAAAAGAATTACTTGCAGCTTTCTTTACTTCTTCAACTAGCTTGCCCTTTTGCTTCACAAGAAAAGCTTCCTCTGAGGACTCCTCCATTCTGAATGTCCTCCTTTGCTCAAGAACTTGTAGAGCATTAACCAACTCTGAAAGAGAAATGGTGCTCAAGTTTTTAGAATCTTCCAAAGAAGAGATCTTTGGCTCAAATCTCTCGGGTAGGCTTACAAGAACTTTCTCCACAACTCTTTTATCACTAAGCTCCTCTCCTAAAAGTCTAATTTTGTTGACAACAGAGAGTAATCTATCAGAATACTCCTTGACAGATTCAGAATCCTTCATTTTAAGGACTTCaaactctcttctcaaatttagaATCTGCATGCTTCTAGTCTTGTCACTTCCTTGGAACTCTTCCTTCAGCTTATCCCAAGCTTCTTTTGCTGATTCACAAGCCATGATTCTTGTGAAAATAACATCAGAAACAGCAGAATGAAGACAAGAGAGTGCCTTGAACTTCTTTGCACACTCTTCACTATGTTGCTTCATTTGAGCAACCATAGCATTGTCTCTCAAAGGAGGTGGGTCTCTACCCGTTTCCACAACTTCCCATAGATCATAGGCCTTCAAATAAGCCTTCATCTTCACTGACCAGATGGGATAGTTTTCTCCTGAGAAAACAGGTGGTGGAGGAGCTGAATAGCTACTTGAAGCCATATTTTCACTCACAAGAATTTGATTTTGACCGCAACCTGGATTCAGGTTTCTAATGTAAATAAGTAGGAAGGTTTCCTTGCTAGTTTTCTCTCTTTTACAGGTCACACAAAGACCAtaaaaagctctgataccactgttaacAATTGCAGCAATGGAGAGCaagggaagaaaatgaaaaattgaggAAGAAGACTTCTCTATTGATCTGGTATTCTCTTACTTGAGAAGTTACAAAAGGAAGCTTTTATAGAAAGCTTTTACAAGTCAAAAGTGTCCATCTTAGCATCTAACCTTTCTAACATTAAAAAGCATAATCCCATCAAATCTGGGATTCTGATTTCAGAAACAGAGTTTCTGATAAAGCAGGTTTAACAGAACCAGAGTGCAATAACCAAAGGATAAAACTtaacaaaaatacaaaatatttctAACTAGTTTCCAACTACAATCTCAACTAGACTAACAAATGTCTCCGAAGTAGCCCAATTCAATCAGGCGCTGAACCCTCTTTTAGCCAGCCTAACGAGTCGAGCTGCAGCTGGCGATTCTCTTCGCAAGTTCGCAACTGGTCATGCAACTACAGAAAACAACGAAACTATATATGCGCTTGCGCAGTGCACTCCTGATTTGTCGAAAGAAGATTGCAGCAATTGCTTAAACAACGCCACAGGATTGTTTCCACAGTGTTGTGGTGGGAAGCAAGGCGCCAGAGTTGTTACACCCAGCTGCCATTTTAGGTATGAGATAGAGCTTTTCTATGACTCGGGGGTGGAGGAGATGCCACCATCACCAACACCTCTTCCGGTGCTGCCACCGCCACAACGAGCACCGCAGCCGGGGGTGGCACTCTCACCACCAGCTGCACTGACGCCTCAAACACCAAGTGGTGAATCTAGTACAACAggtatttataatttatctctctgtgaaatgaaaatgaaattctTGAAACCTACAGTGTCATAATCTTATAATGGTGGTTTCGCAGGAAAAGCAAGAAACAGAGTTGCAGGGGCTTTCATTGCCGGAGTTTTTCTATTGTTGTTTTGGTAGTATCAGTTCTGCTCCCAATAGTGTGGCTCTGCCCTGTATTACTTGCAATGGAGATTATCTTCTTGAATAATAACTCTCATCTTAATTTCATATGATGTTATGAAAttcattttcaattttcttaAACAACACAGTACTGTTATgaaattcaattttcaattttcttaatttcaTGTGATCTTATGAAATTCATTTTCGTATGATGTTGTAACTTTCAACTGCCGGTTGGATCAGTGTTTTGTTTTTAGTGGAGAATTGGAAGTACATTAAGACTTGAATTTGAATCTATCTAAATGAGTAATACATCGATAactattaaatcaaatcaaatgaaGTTAATTTAAACTAGTTTTGATTCATTGGTTCAAAGAGATCGAAATTACATGGAAATTCCATGGTAAGGTCTCCctctaattttatattttttaatatttatattattttttttgctaAATTTATAAGTTCAAATTTGAATATATAAATTCTTCTCGTTAtcacttttcatattttttataccATGTTGACTGCTTACTATATTCATAATAATGTTATTAATTGTTTGTAGCATACAAAAAaacataactaatttattaatttaaaaataatttatatttaataaataacgactaataaaataattaataactattCAAATGGTTAATAAATCCAACATTGttttaaatagttaatattcaattttaactttatttcaGCAAAAATCGCTCTCACCTGTGATGGCATATTTGCAAGTTAAGAAAATGAAATTACCTTTTccatctcttttattttatttctctgataaccttaattaaaatattatataaataaataaatattaagaattttaataattttataaactaataataaattaaataatataaagttataacattttatattaataataaaaataataaaattaacgataattaatttattttctttctttaaaaaatatgaagtgATTTTTTAAACcttaaaaatctttttaacgatattatatataaattattctcttaggacatattttaaaaaatatttatgtataaattattttagcaGTGCCTTAcgttaaatcaaatttaatttcacCATTTGAATCCCAACCGAACGTGGTCGCGTCTGTGACCCAGTGATGGGGCGGCTTAAAGCAAATGGAGGCGACTCCTAATTGTGGGCCATGTTATCGTACGGTGAAATTTAGAGAGGTCTTTGCCGACATTATTAATTCATGGAAAGTTCGTAACACAATTGGAGAAAACAAAAATCCatcatttattgaaaaaaaataaataggcattttaaaataatttaataaattattattattttaatttatatagaaaatttCTTTTAAGACATATGcccctaaaaataataataacctaCAAGAAGTCATATTCAAATTATTCCCAATTCATTGCTTGTGGAAGCA is a window from the Manihot esculenta cultivar AM560-2 chromosome 16, M.esculenta_v8, whole genome shotgun sequence genome containing:
- the LOC110603956 gene encoding cysteine-rich repeat secretory protein 38-like isoform X2, coding for MGFSRLLLFFYPTFLQLLAIAMAQAPPLFYVCGESGNFTTKSTYQSNLDRTLASLASDTKIPSGFYNDSSGQNANKVNAIALCRGDKKPETCRSCINNSSQTLRNLCPNQKEAIAWRDDDCMLRYSNRSIFGKMEFDPKLILYNINNVSEVAQFNQALNPLLASLTSRAAAGDSLRKFATGHATTENNETIYALAQCTPDLSKEDCSNCLNNATGLFPQCCGGKQGARVVTPSCHFRYEIELFYDSGVEEMPPSPTPLPVLPPPQRAPQPGVALSPPAALTPQTPSGESSTTGKARNRVAGAFIAGVFLLLFW
- the LOC110603956 gene encoding cysteine-rich repeat secretory protein 38-like isoform X1, which produces MGFSRLLLFFYPTFLQLLAIAMAQAPPLFYVCGESGNFTTKSTYQSNLDRTLASLASDTKIPSGFYNDSSGQNANKVNAIALCRGDKKPETCRSCINNSSQTLRNLCPNQKEAIAWRDDDCMLRYSNRSIFGKMEFDPKLILYNINNVSEVAQFNQALNPLLASLTSRAAAGDSLRKFATGHATTENNETIYALAQCTPDLSKEDCSNCLNNATGLFPQCCGGKQGARVVTPSCHFRYEIELFYDSGVEEMPPSPTPLPVLPPPQRAPQPGVALSPPAALTPQTPSGESSTTGKARNRVAGAFIAGVFLLLFW